From Nitrospirota bacterium, a single genomic window includes:
- the mnmE gene encoding tRNA uridine-5-carboxymethylaminomethyl(34) synthesis GTPase MnmE, protein MNLEDTIVAISTPSGEGGIGIVRLSGKDAINIASRIFCSPNGKSPAKAGSHTILYGYITNPENITPVDEVLLSVMRAPHSYTREDVVEINCHGGMLPLRKVLELTAKEGARLAEPGEFTFRAFMNGRIDLSQAEATIDLIRARTDKSRRLAIEQLSGALSEKIASVKNTLVDICAHIEAYIDFPEEELDLQARAELGRKTDGVILQLRKLSSTYDEARFFREGLSVAIIGKPNVGKSSLLNALIERERAIVTELPGTTRDVIEECLNINGLPLRIMDTAGIRETHNLAESEGVRRSLMAIDGADLVLAMFDINTPLKDEDFSIIEKIRDRKSIIVLNKADLPHSVEENLIPEDLPKVRISAKTGEGIDSLKKEVEAQIFKSGSPSDGVMITNLRHKLALDQATESLSRASDAIKDGMPYEITAFELRDGLDRLGEIAGETTTEDILDRIFSQFCIGK, encoded by the coding sequence ATGAACCTTGAAGATACCATAGTCGCCATCTCCACCCCTTCAGGTGAGGGCGGGATAGGTATAGTCAGATTAAGCGGAAAAGATGCAATAAATATTGCCTCAAGGATATTCTGCTCACCCAATGGAAAATCGCCAGCAAAAGCCGGCTCCCACACCATACTTTACGGATATATCACCAATCCTGAAAACATCACCCCCGTCGATGAAGTGCTGCTATCCGTTATGAGGGCACCACACTCTTATACCAGGGAAGATGTAGTGGAGATTAACTGCCATGGGGGGATGCTACCCCTGAGAAAGGTACTTGAACTAACTGCAAAGGAAGGAGCAAGGCTTGCAGAGCCGGGCGAGTTCACATTCAGGGCCTTTATGAACGGCAGAATAGACCTCTCCCAGGCAGAGGCAACAATAGACCTGATAAGGGCCAGGACCGACAAAAGCAGGAGACTCGCCATTGAACAACTCTCCGGAGCACTCTCTGAAAAGATAGCCTCCGTAAAAAACACCCTTGTGGATATCTGCGCACATATTGAGGCATATATTGATTTCCCGGAAGAGGAGCTGGACTTGCAGGCCAGGGCTGAACTGGGCAGGAAAACAGATGGGGTCATCCTGCAACTCAGGAAACTCTCTTCAACATACGATGAAGCCCGGTTCTTCCGTGAGGGCCTGTCTGTGGCGATTATCGGAAAGCCGAACGTCGGGAAATCCTCCCTCCTGAATGCCCTCATTGAAAGGGAGAGGGCAATTGTAACGGAACTTCCCGGCACAACAAGGGATGTCATCGAGGAGTGCCTGAACATAAACGGTCTGCCCTTGCGGATAATGGATACAGCAGGCATCAGGGAGACCCATAACCTTGCTGAAAGCGAAGGGGTCAGAAGGAGCCTCATGGCTATTGACGGTGCGGATTTAGTGCTGGCAATGTTTGATATAAACACCCCGTTGAAAGATGAAGACTTCAGCATTATTGAAAAGATACGGGACAGAAAAAGCATTATTGTCCTTAACAAGGCAGACCTGCCCCATTCAGTCGAGGAAAACCTTATTCCCGAAGACCTTCCCAAGGTCAGGATATCGGCTAAAACAGGCGAGGGGATAGACTCTCTGAAGAAAGAGGTAGAGGCTCAGATATTTAAAAGCGGCTCACCTTCCGATGGGGTCATGATAACAAACCTGAGGCACAAACTGGCACTTGATCAGGCAACCGAATCCCTGTCAAGGGCATCCGATGCCATCAAAGATGGAATGCCCTACGAGATAACGGCCTTTGAACTGAGAGACGGCCTTGACAGGCTGGGAGAGATTGCCGGCGAGACTACAACAGAGGATATCCTGGACAGGATATTCAGTCAGTTCTGTATCGGAAAGTGA
- a CDS encoding TrpB-like pyridoxal phosphate-dependent enzyme yields the protein MRDTKIVLSDSEIPSKWYNIMADMPNLPGPPLHPVTKQPIGPDDLAAIFPMSLIEQEVSTERWIEIPEEVLKTYALWRPSPLYRARRLEEALGTPAKIYYKYEGVSPAGSHKPNTSIPQAYYNKEASIKRIATETGAGQWGSAMALAGSLFGLDVTVYMVKVSYNQKPYRRIAMETWGATVHASPTDITQAGKKILEADPDSPGSLGIAISEAVEDAASHSDTNYALGSVLNHVLLHQTVIGLETKRQFELIGDYPDIIIGCCGGGSNLAGVSFPFLRDKINGKELRVMAVEPESCPTLTKGEFRYDFGDTAGLTPLSMMYTLGHDFMPPGIHAGGLRYHGDAPLLCQLYHDGLIEAKAYPQTTVFEAALQFSRTEGIIPAPETSHAIRAAIDEALLCREEGKEKTLLFNLSGHGYLDLQAYADYLAGKLTDYEYPEEKIKEALSKLPVI from the coding sequence ATGAGAGACACAAAGATTGTGTTGTCAGACAGTGAGATCCCTTCCAAGTGGTACAACATTATGGCGGACATGCCGAACCTTCCAGGGCCGCCACTGCATCCGGTTACAAAACAGCCCATTGGTCCTGATGACCTTGCTGCAATCTTTCCCATGTCACTTATTGAACAGGAGGTGTCAACAGAAAGGTGGATAGAGATACCCGAGGAGGTTTTGAAGACCTATGCCCTCTGGAGGCCGAGTCCCCTGTACAGGGCCCGCAGGCTCGAAGAGGCACTTGGCACGCCTGCAAAAATATATTACAAGTATGAGGGAGTAAGCCCTGCAGGCAGTCATAAACCCAATACGTCCATACCCCAGGCATACTACAACAAGGAGGCCAGCATAAAGAGGATCGCCACAGAGACAGGTGCCGGTCAGTGGGGTTCTGCAATGGCGCTGGCAGGAAGCCTTTTTGGTCTGGACGTCACTGTTTACATGGTGAAGGTGAGTTATAACCAGAAGCCTTACAGACGGATAGCAATGGAGACCTGGGGGGCCACTGTTCATGCAAGTCCTACAGATATCACCCAGGCAGGAAAGAAGATACTTGAGGCAGACCCGGACAGTCCTGGAAGTCTCGGCATAGCCATATCAGAGGCGGTTGAGGATGCAGCAAGCCACAGTGATACGAATTATGCCCTCGGTTCGGTACTTAACCACGTACTCCTGCACCAGACAGTAATAGGGCTTGAAACAAAGAGGCAGTTTGAACTCATAGGAGACTATCCTGATATCATAATAGGATGCTGCGGCGGAGGGAGCAACCTTGCCGGTGTGAGCTTTCCCTTTCTCCGGGACAAGATAAACGGAAAAGAGCTGAGGGTGATGGCCGTTGAGCCTGAATCATGCCCGACGCTGACAAAGGGTGAGTTCAGGTATGACTTTGGCGACACTGCCGGACTGACTCCACTCTCGATGATGTATACCCTTGGACATGATTTTATGCCTCCCGGCATACATGCAGGCGGACTCAGATATCACGGTGATGCACCCCTCCTGTGCCAGCTCTATCACGACGGGTTGATAGAGGCAAAGGCATATCCGCAGACAACGGTGTTTGAGGCGGCGCTGCAGTTTTCCCGCACAGAGGGTATAATTCCTGCTCCCGAGACCTCCCATGCCATAAGGGCTGCCATTGACGAGGCATTGCTCTGCAGGGAAGAGGGGAAGGAGAAGACCCTGCTCTTTAATCTCAGCGGCCACGGCTATCTCGACCTTCAGGCATATGCAGACTACCTTGCCGGCAAACTGACTGATTATGAATACCCTGAAGAGAAGATAAAAGAAGCCCTTTCGAAGTTGCCCGTGATTTAA
- a CDS encoding site-2 protease family protein, translating into MDIVEIIRQVILMAVPILLAVTFHELAHGYVAYRLGDSTAKDAGRLTLNPLKHLDPLGTLVFLVTRMIGWAKPVPVNPYNLRDPKKDMMWVSIAGPAANMALAVVSAILYKLMLMLPVTEPLLIKKIFLPLAMMLQMSVVLNIGLAVFNLIPVPPLDGSKILLGLLPARQAIAYSRIEPYGFFILLALIFFRITDYVIFPIIIFLRNLLI; encoded by the coding sequence ATGGATATAGTTGAAATTATAAGACAGGTCATTCTTATGGCTGTGCCGATACTGCTGGCGGTTACATTTCATGAACTCGCCCATGGGTATGTGGCCTACAGGCTCGGAGACTCCACTGCCAAGGATGCCGGAAGACTGACATTAAACCCCTTAAAACACCTTGACCCTCTTGGCACACTTGTCTTTCTCGTTACCCGCATGATAGGCTGGGCAAAGCCTGTCCCTGTTAATCCCTATAATCTAAGGGATCCAAAAAAGGACATGATGTGGGTTTCAATTGCAGGGCCTGCCGCAAATATGGCCCTGGCAGTGGTTTCGGCAATCCTTTACAAGCTGATGCTGATGCTGCCTGTAACAGAGCCCCTGCTGATAAAGAAGATATTTCTTCCCCTTGCCATGATGCTGCAGATGAGCGTTGTGTTAAACATAGGCCTTGCCGTATTTAATTTAATTCCCGTCCCCCCCCTGGACGGAAGCAAGATACTGTTGGGGCTTCTGCCCGCAAGACAGGCAATAGCCTACAGCCGCATTGAACCCTACGGGTTTTTTATCCTTCTTGCCCTCATTTTTTTCAGGATAACCGATTACGTAATATTCCCGATTATCATATTTCTGAGAAACCTGCTCATTTAG